From a region of the Tachysurus fulvidraco isolate hzauxx_2018 chromosome 5, HZAU_PFXX_2.0, whole genome shotgun sequence genome:
- the LOC113661358 gene encoding endonuclease domain-containing 1 protein-like, with amino-acid sequence MQLLALVLLLSSFSSPTLTEVVNSFKPSCPNFFISNPDKTSDIIVPTIFTGRQYKTICQRWENSYRFATVYDTLRRIPVYSAYTLLQAGTTVRRNEWKIEPQLEDIEDNKEMIDSPREAGKIVNQAVSSDYTGTVFSRGHLFPYQFAADQDQADSTFTLTNVAPQTKDSNEQWAKQVETPMLRKINQSCKLDQNHQAYIVTGVVPGKDWIPITRDGKVHQEGINIPSHAWSAYCCRNKTDYNQLIVNTYLAELDEFNLRRPDINNLNRRLTELYNTGTPFNVFPGLDLDN; translated from the exons ATGCAGCTCCTCGCTCTGGTGCTCCTGCTCTCGTCTTTCTCCTCACCGACCCTGACAGAGGTTGTTAACTCTTTTAAACCATCCTGTCCTAACTTCTTCATCTCGAACCCGGACAAAACAAGTGACATCATCGTCCCCACTATTTTCACTGGACGTCAGTATAAGACGATTTGCCAGCGCTGGGAAAACAGCTACAGGTTTGCCACCGTGTACGACACTCTGAGGAGGATCCCTGTTTACTCGGCCTACACACTCTTACAGGCAGGAACGACTGTCCGCAGAAATGAGTGGAAAATTGAACCTCAG CTGGAAGATATCGAAGACAACAAAGAGATGATTGATTCCCCGAGAGAAGCAGGAAAGATAGTTAACCAGGCCGTGAGCTCTGATTATACAGGTACAGTGTTTTCTAGAGGTCACTTGTTTCCATATCAGTTTGCTGCTGATCAGGATCAAGCAGATTCCACCTTCACTTTAACTAACGTAGCTCCACAAACAAAGGACAGCAACGAACAGTGGGCTAAACAGGTGGAGACCCCGATgcttagaaaaataaatcaaagctGCAAACTTGACCAAAATCACCAGGCGTACATTGTGACCGGAGTCGTCCCAGGGAAGGACTGGATACCCATAACAAGAGACGGAAAAGTACATCAAGAAGGAATTAACATTCCCAGTCATGCTTGGAGCGCTTACTGTTGCAGGAATAAAACAGATTATAATCAGCTCATAGTGAACACCTACTTAGCTGAGCTAGACGAATTTAATCTCAGGCGCCCCGACATTAACAACCTGAATAGACGACTCACTGAACTGTATAACACAGGGACACCTTTTAATGTGTTCCCAGGTTTAGACTTAGATAATTAG
- the LOC113661357 gene encoding endonuclease domain-containing 1 protein-like produces MKLLALVLLLSTFSSLTLMEVVKDFQKMSCSKFFIQRPHGTQIITPTVFKGSKYKPICQCLNNTYTFATLYDMNHRIPVYSAYTFSGGDQSMDREEEWKNEPQLEDMRNSTEMQIISNEKMGGYFHQAVNRDYIQEIGRIAYTRGHVFPNQYAADQNQAQSTFTFTNVAPQTQHSNGEWAREVETPMRKEIKRVCNPNNTNKTFIVTGVVPGNNWISITRIDNNNINKTIDQGINIPSFYWTAFCCYINKNTTISRAYLARQNEPNPKSYEITDLSVDILNGRLSDLYKEDFKVFGDLCLT; encoded by the exons ATGAAGCTTCTCGCTCTGGTGCTCCTGCTCTCCACTTTCTCCTCACTGACCCTGATGGAGGTTGTGAAGGATTTTCAAAAGATGTCTTGTTCCAAGTTCTTCATCCAAAGACCACATGGTACACAAATCATCACCCCGACTGTTTTCAAAGGCTCTAAGTATAAGCCGATTTGTCAGTGCCTgaacaacacatacacatttgcTACGCTGTATGACATGAATCACAGGATCCCCGTCTACTCAGCCTACACGTTCTCAGGGGGAGATCAGTCCATGGATAGGGAGGAGGAGTGGAAAAATGAACCACAG CTGGAAGACATGAGGAACAGTACAGAAATGCAGATCATCTCAAATGAAAAGATGGGTGGGTATTTTCACCAGGCTGTGAACAGAGACTATATACAGGAAATTGGTAGAATTGCTTATACTAGAGGTCATGTGTTTCCAAATCAATATGCTGCTGATCAGAATCAGGCACAATCCACCTTCACATTTACCAATGTagcaccacaaacacaacacagcaatGGAGAATGGGCAAGAGAAGTAGAGACACCGATGaggaaagagataaagagagtgtGCAAtccaaacaatacaaacaagacttTTATAGTGACTGGAGTAGTTCCAGGGAATAATTGGATATCCATAACGagaatagataataataatataaataagacAATTGATCAAGGCATTAACATTCCCAGTTTTTACTGGACTGCGTTCTGTTGTTACATTAATAAGAACACAACAATTTCGAGAGCCTACCTCGCTCGGCAAAATGAACCGAACCCCAAATCTTATGAAATAACTGATTTGAGTGTTGATATCCTGAACGGACGCCTCAGCGATCTGTATAAGGAGGATTTCAAAGTATTTGGTGATTTGTGTTTGACTTGA
- the LOC113638707 gene encoding endonuclease domain-containing 1 protein-like: MKLLSLVLLLSSFSSLTLTEVVKSFKQSCPNFFVRNPKKTSDIIIPTIFTGRQYKTICQRWENKYRFATVYDTVRRIPVYSAYTLLQAGTTVRSDEWKIEPQLEDIKEYKEKKEMIDSPREAGKIVNQAVSSDYTGTVFTRGHVFPRQFAADQDQADSTFTLTNVAPQTQGSNQNWAAQVEEPMLNEINQECILDQNNQAYIVTGVVPGKNWIPITREGKNYQEGINIPSHAWSAYCCRDRTDYNQLIVNTYLADLDRFDLRHPSINNLNKRLTELYNTGTPFNVFPGLDLDN; this comes from the exons ATGAAACTCCTCTCTCTGGTGCTCctgctctcctctttctcctcactGACCCTGACGGAGGTtgttaaatcttttaaacaatCCTGTCCTAACTTCTTTGTCCGGAACCCGAAAAAAACAAGTGACATCATCATCCCCACTATCTTCACTGGACGTCAGTATAAGACGATTTGCCAGCGCTGGGAAAACAAATACAGGTTTGCCACCGTGTACGACACTGTAAGGAGGATCCCTGTTTACTCGgcttacacactcttacaggCAGGAACGACTGTCCGCAGCGATGAGTGGAAAATTGAACCTCAG CTGGAAGATATTAAAGAAtataaagagaagaaagagatgaTTGATTCCCCGAGAGAAGCAGGAAAGATAGTTAACCAGGCCGTGAGCTCTGATTATACAGGTACAGTGTTTACTAGAGGTCACGTGTTTCCACGCCAGTTTGCTGCTGATCAGGATCAAGCAGATTCCACCTTCACTTTAACTAACGTAGCTCCACAAACACAGGGCAGCAACCAAAATTGGGCTGCACAAGTGGAGGAACCGATGCTTAATGAAATTAACCAAGAATGCATACTCGACCAAAATAACCAGGCGTACATTGTGACCGGAGTCGTCCCAGGGAAGAACTGGATACCCATAacaagagaaggaaaaaactATCAGGAAGGAATTAACATTCCCAGTCATGCTTGGAGCGCTTACTGTTGCAGGGATAGAACAGATTATAATCAGCTCATAGTGAACACCTACTTAGCTGATCTAGACAGATTTGATCTCAGGCACCCCAGCATTAACAACCTGAATAAACGTCTGACTGAACTGTATAACACAGGGACACCTTTTAATGTGTTCCCAGGTTTAGACTTAGATAATTAG